The genomic segment GCCGACCACGATGACCTCCTCCAGCACGGCGTTCTGCAGCGCGGAGAGGATCAGTACGGGGAACTTCCACCACACCTCGGGGAGCGACTCGGGCACCACCGTGAGGTTGAAGCCGGTGGCCCGCGCCACGAGGTAGAAGGCGAGTCCGGCACTGCCGATGCAGGCCGCCACCGCGACGCCGCGCCGCAGATCGGAGCCGGGCCGGGTGCGGTCGAACCCGATGGTCCGCAGGCTCGCGCCCTCCCGGATCAGCAGGTGCGCCACCAGCGCGACGGGTACCAGCGCCGTTGCGATCCCAAACGTTTGCCATGCCAGATCAAGCCATGGGCGTCCTGGCGCGTACGAGCCGTTGAGCGTGGCCGCCTGGTCCTTCAAACCCCCCGGTTTCGTCAGTGATCCGACAAAACTGATGAGTGCGGAGACCCCGCTCGCGCCCAACGACAGCGCGAGGACCAACACCGTCTCGGACCGCAAAGTCCTTCGGGAAAGCGACTCTTGGGGACAAGAATCAGCCACACGCCCCACCTCCACCGGTACACCGCCTTTAGTTCTGCAATCGCGTCCCATGCCACCCGCCGCACCGCTAGGGTCTCGAAAGCAAGTACGAAGATCATGCGCGACAGGCCGGGGGACGAGCACCATCACCGATGGTGTGGTCCCCCTTTCCTTGTTTCATTCTCAAGGAGGGCACCACCGACATGGGACGTCACAGCTTGCCCGACCGCTCCGCGGCGGACAGACCCGGGGCGGCGTCGGCGCCGCACCGCCGCCGCGCGATCGCCGTCACCGGCGCACTCGTCGTCGCGGTGGCGGCCGGGACGGCGGTGGTCGCGCGCAGCGGCCTGCTCTCGTTCTCCGAGCCGTGCGGGAGCGACGCCGTCCGGCTCACCGTGGCCGCTTCGCCCGACATCGCCCCCGCCGTACGCGCCGTCGCCGACCGGGCGCGCCAGGACGAGGTGCGTACGGACGGGCGCTGCATGGACGTCCGGGTGGTGGCCGCCGACTCGTACAAGGTCGCCAACACCGTGGCGGCCGGCGGCAAGGCCCCGTACCAGGTCTGGCTGCCGGACTCGGACCTCTGGCTGGACCGGGCGAAGGGGGCCGGGGACGGCATCCCCCTCACGCCCGGTGATTCGGTGGCCACCTCGCCGGTGGGGTTCGCGGTGGTGCCGTCCGCGGCGAAGGCCCTGGGCTGGCCGGACAAGCGGCTCGGCTGGGCCGAACTGGTCGCCGCAGCCCTGGGGTCAGACGGCGCCGTACGGCTGGGGGCGGCCGATCCGGCCCGCAGCGCCACCGGGCTGCTGGCGCTCGCGGCCATCGGGGCGGCCTCAGCAGACCAGGGCGGCGACAGCGACACGCGGGCCGCGCAGACCGCGAAGCTCCTCTCGGAGCGGATGTCGCAGAGCGACCCGGAGGCAGCCGGGACCCTCGCGCACGACGATGTGGCGGCCGAGCGGGACGACGTGAAGCGGAACCAGGCGCTGATCCTGTCGGAGCAGGCCGCCTTCGCGCACAACGAGAAGGCCGGAGCGGGCGGCAAGGTCGACCTCTTCTACCCGAAGGACGGGTCTCCGCAGCTCAACTACCCGTACACGCTGGTGGACGAGACGGCGATGAGCGTGGAGCAGAGCCGGACCGCACTGCGCCTGATGACGCTGCTCCGCGAGAGCAGTGCGGGCGGGCCCGGCGCCGTCCTGCCCGCCCACGGGTTCCGGTCCCCGGACGGCGATGCCGGGGCGCGGGTCGTCCGGGCGGCGGGTGGTGAGGACCCGCAGCCGTATGCCGGGGCTCCCGCGACCGCGCCCACCGCCGCCGAGCTCCAGGAGGTGCTCGGCATGTGGACCATCACGGTGCAGAGCGCCCGGCTCTCCACGGTGGTCGACGCGTCGGGCTCGATGGCGACCCCGGTCCCGGGCAGCGGTGAGTCGCGGATGGAGGTGACGAAGGAGTCGCTGTTGCGGGCGCTGAGCCAGTTCACGGACGACGACGAGATCGGCCTGTGGGAGTTCGCCACCAGGCTCGACGGCGAGAAGGACTACCGCGAGCTGACCCCGACGCGCCGTCTCGGCGACCGGACCGCGAGCGGCACCACCCACCGGAAGGAACTCGCTGCCGCGTTCGACGAGTTGGAGCCCGTGCCGAACGGCGCCACCGGGCTCTACGACACCACGCTGGCCGCGTACGGGGCGGCGGTGGCGAGCTACGTGCCGGGCAAGTTCAACGCCCTGGTGATCCTGACGGACGGCTCCGACCAGGACGACCACGGCATCTCGCGCACCGGCCTGGTCCAGCAGCTCAGAGCGCTCGCGGACCCGGAGCGCCCGGTGCCGATCCTCGCCATCGCGGTGGGGCCGGACGCGGACCGCGAGGAGGTCGCGGAGATCGCGAAGGTGACGGGCGGGGGCGGTTACGAGGTGAGCGACCCCGCCGAGATCCAGTCGGTCATCCTGCAGGCCATCATGACGGCAAGCCAGGCCCGCATCCCCGAGTAGCGGGCCGCGATCGAGGGACGCCCCCTGCTGCCCTGAGAGATGCCCGGACCCGCGCGGGCACGGGGCGGCGGACGTCCCGGAACGCCCGCCCGCCCGCACTCACGGCTTGGGGAAGCCGACGGGCCAGGTGTGCACCGGTTCGCCGCTGCGGGCCAGCTCGCCGTACCTGCGGGTGGTGGCCGCGAGGGCGGCTTCCCGTCCCAGCCCCGCCTCCTGCGCCCGGTGGTAGGTGTCGACCTGCCAGGAGGCTCCGTTGGTCCGCCGGCGGCACCGCTCCTCGATGATGCCGAGGTACCGGTCGCGGTCGGCGGGCTCGATGTTCCACGCGTCGAGCCCGGCGGACGCGAGGGGCAGCAGTTCGTCCCGTACGAGCTTGACGGCCGGGACCTTCGCGACGCCGCCGGACCGGCCGGGGCGCGGCCAGAGCAGTTCGGCCTCGATGCCGTAGCGGCAGGCGTTGTCGAAGTTCTCCTCGGCGGCCTCGAAGGAGAGCTTGCTCCACACCGGGCGGGGTTCGTCGGCGAGCGCGCGCACCAGCCCGTAGTAGAAGGCGGCGTTGGCGAGTACGTCGGCGACGGTCGGCCCGGCCGGCAGCACCCGGTTCTCCACCCGCAGGTGGGGCGCCCCGTCCGCGACTCCGTAGACGGGCCGGTTCCAGCGGTAGATCGTCCCGTTGTGCAGGACGAGTTCGGCCAGTGCCGGTACGCCTCCTTCGTCGAGCACCCGCAGCGGGTCCTCGTCGGAGAGGATCGGCAGCAGCGGCGGGAAGAAGCGGACGTTCTCCTCGAAGAGCTCGTGCGCCGAACCGATCCAGCGCTCCCCGAACCAGGTCCGCGGGCGCACTCCCTGGTTCCGCAGTTCGGGCGGCCGTACGTCCGTGGCCTGCTGGAACAGCGGCGGCCTGGATTCGCGCATCAGTTCCTTGCCGAAGAGGAACGGCGCGTTGGCGCCGAGCGCGATCTGCACCCCGGCGACCGCCTGCGCCGCGTTCCACACGTCGGGGAACCGCGCGGGGGTCACCTGGAGGTGCAACTGCACGGAGGTGCAGGCCGATTCGGGGGCGATCGACGGGGACGCGCACACCAGGTGCTCGACGCCCTCGATGTCGATCGCGAAATCCTCGCCCCGCGCGGCGACCATCTCGTCGTTGAGAAGGGTGTAGCGGTCCACGTCCGAGAGGTTGCCGAAGACCAGGTCGTCCGGTCCCAGCGTGGGAAGAATTCCGATCATGACAATGCCCGCGTCGACCTCGGCAGCCTTCCGATGGGCATAGGCCAGCCCCGTTCGCAGCTCCTCCGCGAGCTGATCGAAAACCCGGCCGCTCAGCCGGTGCGGAACGATATTCACCTCAAGGTTGAACATCCCGAGTTCCGTCTGGAAATCCCGGCTGGCGATCCGCTGGAGCACCTCGGCATTCATCATCCGGGGCGTGCCGTCCGAGGCAGCGAGATTCAGCTCGATCTCCAGACCCATGAAATTTCGGGGACGGTCGAACCTCCGCTCCTCCAGCAGCCTCTCCAGCCCTTCCAGACACCGGGCCAGCTTGCGCCGGTACGCCGGGCGGTCGGACAGGTCAAAGGCGTGCGCCACGACCTTCTCCCCCATCGAAGAGTCCCTCCATCAGTGGCGGCCCGCGGACAGGCCGCTCGCATCTCGATCGATAATGCCCCGCAGAGGTGATCCATAACGCCTGCGGAAGCGTCCGGCACCGGATAGGCTGGGGCCGCTCGGTCATCAGGCACATTCCGGAGGCATGCGGCGGGCGGCTCATTCTGGTTCGCCTTCCCTTCGCGCACGTGGCGGAAACACCGATCTTTTTGAGCCGACCGCGAAATGTGAAAGCCCGCAGGCGGAAGCCGAGGCGCCCACCCGCGAATCACCAGAAACTCCGCATTTCAAAGGCGCAAAAGGTCCTTGCGCGTCATATGACCGACAGCTAGTGGAAACACCGGGCGAACACTTGTCATATAAACTCCGCTGACGAGGCCGATTGTCGATGCTGTCCAGCCGTCGACCGGCCTCCTTCTGACGTCCCGCACGCCGACAGCGCCGTCTGCACCCACCCACGCATCACCGTGTCTCCTAAGCGAGAGGCGACCCACCATGCCGCTGCATGTTCCCCCGGCCCCCGCGCCCGCACTGCGCAGCGTTCTCACGGCACTCGGTTCTCCCACCGCGGTCCGCGAAGCCCACACTCCCGCTCTGCGCTCCGTCCAGGGACCGCTGAGCCCCGAACTCCCCTTGCCCGTACACGTTCTCGACCGGTCGGCCGCCGACGCACCCGCGCCGGCGACCCGGCTCACCGGCTGGCGGTTCCTGATCCGCGCCGAGTCGGGGATCGTCGCCGCCGCCGACACGGTCCTCACCGCGGACGGCTGGGCCTTCTCGCACTTCTTCGAGGGCCCCTATCTCGCTTCGACCGAACGCGCCCTGCGCCAGGCCGAGTCGACGGCAACGCTCCACCAGCCGAGACTTCTCTCCGTACCCGAGCTCTACATGCTCACCCTCTGGCTGCACGGTGACACCGGAGCCGACCCGGCCTCCGGCGCGGTCGCGCCCAACGACATCCTCGTTCCCCTCGCGCCCGCTCCGACCGGGATCGCCGCCCACCGGCCCTACCGGGCCGCCGATCTGCTCCCGGTACTCTCGCTGCGCATCGCGCCCCGCCCGGGCCCTCTCGTCGGCTCGGCCTGACCCGCCGCCCGACACGCCTTGCGATGGCCCGTCCCCGCCGCTTCCGTGCGGGGGCGGGCTTTCGCACGTCCGCCCGCCCGGCGCACACCCCGGCGAGAGGCGCCCATGGCCCACTCGGACTACCCGGGACCCCCCGAAGAGGCGGGGGTCACGCGGTGGGCCGCCCGCGCGGGTGACACCTCGGCGGAGCGTGAAACGAGCTGAGCCGAAATCCCTGCGGAACGCGGCGGGTGGCGCAACACTGAGACCGACCGGCCTGCACGGAAAGGCCGTTCGGCACTCACCCGCACACCCGCATCCACCACTCGACGCAGCGAAAGAACCCTCCATGTGCCAGCATCAACCCCCCTGCCCCACCGCAGAATCAGCCGCCCGGGAGGCCGCCCGGCTCGTGGCGCACCACCCCGAGCAGGGCTGGAGCCTGCTCTGCAACGGCGTCCTGCTCTTCGAGGACACCGGCGAACTGCTCCCGGACGGACAGATCATCGCCCCGCACCGCCCGCTGGCCACCGGCCGCGTGGTGAAGGCCGCCTGAGAGGGCTGCCCGAGAGCCGACCGAGGACCCGCGGGCCCCGGCGGTACGGACAGGGGCCGGCCCGGAGAGATCTCCGAACCGGCCCCGACGCATGTCCGCGTGTGACCGGGCGCTCGCGCGCCCGCTGTGTCCGTCAGTGGTCGTACTCGTCCAGCGGCGGGCAGGAGCAGACCAGGTTGCGGTCGCCGAAGGCGCCGTCGATCCGGCGCACCGGCGGCCAGTACTTGTCGGCGGCCGAGACACCGGCCGGGAAGACGGCGACCTCACGGCTGTAGGAGTGGTTCCACTCCCCGCCCAGCGCGTTCGCGGTGTGCGGGGCGTTGGCGAGCGGGTTGTCGTCCGCGCTCCACTCCCCCGAGGCCACCTTCTCGATCTCGCCGCGGATCGCGATCATCGCGTCGCAGAAC from the Streptomyces sp. NBC_01335 genome contains:
- a CDS encoding CPBP family intramembrane glutamic endopeptidase codes for the protein MGRDCRTKGGVPVEVGRVADSCPQESLSRRTLRSETVLVLALSLGASGVSALISFVGSLTKPGGLKDQAATLNGSYAPGRPWLDLAWQTFGIATALVPVALVAHLLIREGASLRTIGFDRTRPGSDLRRGVAVAACIGSAGLAFYLVARATGFNLTVVPESLPEVWWKFPVLILSALQNAVLEEVIVVGYLLRRLDQLGWTPRAALLASSVLRGSYHLYQGIGGFLGNMVMGVVFVLLYRRWGRVGPLVAAHALLDIGAFVGYALLAGKVDWLPTP
- a CDS encoding VWA domain-containing protein → MGRHSLPDRSAADRPGAASAPHRRRAIAVTGALVVAVAAGTAVVARSGLLSFSEPCGSDAVRLTVAASPDIAPAVRAVADRARQDEVRTDGRCMDVRVVAADSYKVANTVAAGGKAPYQVWLPDSDLWLDRAKGAGDGIPLTPGDSVATSPVGFAVVPSAAKALGWPDKRLGWAELVAAALGSDGAVRLGAADPARSATGLLALAAIGAASADQGGDSDTRAAQTAKLLSERMSQSDPEAAGTLAHDDVAAERDDVKRNQALILSEQAAFAHNEKAGAGGKVDLFYPKDGSPQLNYPYTLVDETAMSVEQSRTALRLMTLLRESSAGGPGAVLPAHGFRSPDGDAGARVVRAAGGEDPQPYAGAPATAPTAAELQEVLGMWTITVQSARLSTVVDASGSMATPVPGSGESRMEVTKESLLRALSQFTDDDEIGLWEFATRLDGEKDYRELTPTRRLGDRTASGTTHRKELAAAFDELEPVPNGATGLYDTTLAAYGAAVASYVPGKFNALVILTDGSDQDDHGISRTGLVQQLRALADPERPVPILAIAVGPDADREEVAEIAKVTGGGGYEVSDPAEIQSVILQAIMTASQARIPE
- a CDS encoding glutamate--cysteine ligase, giving the protein MGEKVVAHAFDLSDRPAYRRKLARCLEGLERLLEERRFDRPRNFMGLEIELNLAASDGTPRMMNAEVLQRIASRDFQTELGMFNLEVNIVPHRLSGRVFDQLAEELRTGLAYAHRKAAEVDAGIVMIGILPTLGPDDLVFGNLSDVDRYTLLNDEMVAARGEDFAIDIEGVEHLVCASPSIAPESACTSVQLHLQVTPARFPDVWNAAQAVAGVQIALGANAPFLFGKELMRESRPPLFQQATDVRPPELRNQGVRPRTWFGERWIGSAHELFEENVRFFPPLLPILSDEDPLRVLDEGGVPALAELVLHNGTIYRWNRPVYGVADGAPHLRVENRVLPAGPTVADVLANAAFYYGLVRALADEPRPVWSKLSFEAAEENFDNACRYGIEAELLWPRPGRSGGVAKVPAVKLVRDELLPLASAGLDAWNIEPADRDRYLGIIEERCRRRTNGASWQVDTYHRAQEAGLGREAALAATTRRYGELARSGEPVHTWPVGFPKP
- a CDS encoding DUF5999 family protein, which gives rise to MCQHQPPCPTAESAAREAARLVAHHPEQGWSLLCNGVLLFEDTGELLPDGQIIAPHRPLATGRVVKAA